The Streptomyces sp. NL15-2K genome contains a region encoding:
- a CDS encoding type I polyketide synthase, whose protein sequence is MSDDRSKQVAIIGMASRTPGSPGLADFWRLLTEGRNAVRSRPVGRPFGPEIGGFVDCVDEFDSEAFGMSAAEAGNIDPQQRLALELAWEGLEDARIVENSRYESSRLGVFLGVMACDYADMVAAAGLDGVNAYTLTGVGRSLIANRISRMYNFHGPSMTVDAGQSSSLVAVHLACESLCRGETDVVLAGGVQLNLSSFGSAVPEAVGALSPDGCCYVFDERANGYVRGEGGGVIVLKRVEDAIEDGDRIYSVIEGSAVGAGSGIEGITKPSPAAQVSVLKAALAEARREAAQVQYVELHGTGTRVGDPVEAAALGAVYGQGVGRPAPLVVGSVKTNIGHLEGAAGIVGLIKTSLCVYHRRLVPSLNYAVPNPDIDLNGLNLCVGTMTQAWPTDISQIAAGVTSLGIGGTCCHVVLTGAPPQPDDPSSDEGVSPVYVPVVLSGRGGVALAAQAGRVRELVVGDAGLSVLDVGFSSAVTRGHLEDRAAVVAADRGGLLAGLEALAAGEPAGNVVLGRAGGGRTVFVFPGQGSQWEGMAADLLDSSPVFAAELAACGDALAEFVDWRVEDVVRGVSGAPGLERVDVVQPVLFSVMVSLAALWRSCGVVPDAVLGHSQGEAAAAYVAGGLSLEDAVRVVALRSRIIGERLSGRGGLVSVAVSEQRATELIAPYGGRVSVAAVNSPSAVVVAGDADALDDLTAVCEEAGIRARRVAVDYASHSAQVEEIRQELLEALAPVSPRAGQVPFYSTVRDTFIDTAGLDADYWYENLRGRVGFEPGVRALAGDGVGCFVEVSPHPVLGLPVEETLQTLDAADQVMVTGTLRRGESGPARFALSLAAAHTAGVVVDWEAFYDGSGARRVDLPTYAFQRQRYWLLPAAAGDPAAAGLTRTEHPVPVAAEEAGGPGGALARRLAGVSEADRERTVLDLVRAQVASVLGHDSPGDIDPVHPFKELGLGSLAAVDLRNRLAQVTGLRLPSTLAFDHPNPIEVTRHLLAEAAGYLAAEAGGGRRPGEGRVVGALRPAAQDEPLAVVGVGCRFPGGVVSGEGLWDLVVGGGDAVSGMPVDRGWDAEGLFDPDPDRLGRMYVREGGFLEGVGDFDAGFFGISPREALAMDPQQRLLLEGAWEALEDAGISAVSLRGSDTGVFCGVMAGDYGGPGPESEGFRMTGSASSVASGRVSYAFGFTGPAVTVDTACSSSLVAVHLASQALRSGECSLALAGGVTVMATPETFIEFSRQRGLAPDGRCKAYAAAADGTGFSEGMGLLVLERLSDARRNGRRVLGLVRGSAVNQDGASNGLAAPNGPSQERLIRAALASAGLGPGDVDAVEGHGTGTRLGDPIEAGALLEVYGRGRVGGPLWLGSVKSNIGHAQAAAGVAGVIKMVMAMRHGVLPRTLHVDAPSPHVDWDVGGVRLLAEAEEWPAGARPRRAGVSSFGISGTNAHVILEEAPAEEETPVEEEAPVEEEAPVEEEAPAEEEESDGREPLVYVPVVLSGRGGVALAAQAGRVRELVVGDAGLSVLDVGFSSAVTRGHLEDRAAVVAADRGGLLAGLEALAAGEPAGNVVLGRAGGGRTVFVFPGQGSQWEGMAADLLDSSPVFAAELAACGDALAEFVDWRVEDVVRGVSGAPGLERVDVVQPVLFSVMVSLAALWRSCGVVPDAVLGHSQGEAAAAYVAGGLSLEDAVRVVALRSRIIGERLSGRGGLVSVAVSEQRATELIAPYGGRVSVAAVNSPSAVVVAGDADALDDLTAVCEEAGIRARRVAVDYASHSAQVEEIRQELLEALAPVSPRAGQVPFYSTVRDTFIDTAGLDADYWYENLRGRVGFEPGVRALAGDGVGCFVEVSPHPVLGLPVEETLQTLDAADQVMVTGTLRRGESGPARFALSLAAAHTAGVVVDWEAFYDGSGARRVDLPTYAFQRQRYWLLPAAAGDPAAAGLTRTEHPVLAATAQVGDRDEWLFTGRLSAESQPWLRDHAVLGVVIAPGTLLAELALAAGAGAGCPVIEELVLQAPLVLEEGTGARVQVTVGEPEEDGRRPVAVYSRPEAQDEDGQVEAACHARGWLARDADEAPWAPGQWPPVGAEPVEVEAFYEQVAGRGYDYGPAFRGLEAAWRAGDGVYAEVALPDAAGAGAGFGIHPALFDALLHAGLLGREDDSLAELPFSWSGVRLGEPGAGRARVRVSPAGGTAVRVDAAAEDGSLVAAVAELALRPVEPSQLEAARTGGQAPLFRVDWVPAAGGASAPRVRAAVLGELPGAPAEWGRFGDLAELEQAVVGGAAAPETVLTEAGPGEDAHAVAGRVLGLLQRWLASECLAGTRLAVVTRNAVAAGQDLDLDLAQAPVWGLVRSAQSEHPGRLVLADLDDGEPPDWDALAAAGESQLAVRGGRILAPRLARARSAPAEDGVAPLLDPEGTVLVTGGTGGLGALVARHLAAQHGARRLLLVSRRGPDADGAAELAAELAALGADARVEACDVADRAQLAALLESLEHPLTAVVHAAGVLDDGTVESMESAQLERVLRPKADAALHLHELTAGTDLSAFVLFSSAAALLGSPGQANYAAANAFLDALAARRRAAGLPAVSLAWGLWEAATGMTGGLGAADRARLARLGVAPIPGGQGLELLDRALGLGEALVAPVLLDLRALRAQAREGLLPELMRGLVRTPATRSGPRGALTRRLAGVPEADRERTVLDLVRAQVASVLGHDSPGDVDPARPFKELGFDSLAAVELRNRLAQATGLRLPSTLIFDHPTAESLTGLVLSEVNRAGGHAGLQSPVDRQLSSLEELVATLKRDEKENVAERLRLILKTLSGHESHSAADRLSEAVTLDDVLDALDEEYG, encoded by the coding sequence ATGTCAGATGATCGAAGCAAACAGGTCGCAATCATTGGAATGGCATCGAGAACGCCGGGCTCTCCGGGGCTTGCTGATTTCTGGAGGCTACTTACAGAGGGTCGAAATGCTGTACGTTCTCGACCGGTTGGCCGCCCCTTTGGACCTGAGATCGGAGGCTTTGTCGACTGTGTTGACGAATTCGATTCTGAAGCTTTCGGTATGTCTGCGGCCGAGGCCGGAAATATTGATCCGCAGCAGCGGCTGGCTCTGGAACTGGCTTGGGAGGGACTTGAGGATGCGAGGATAGTCGAAAATTCTCGATACGAGAGTTCTCGACTCGGTGTCTTTCTCGGTGTTATGGCCTGTGATTATGCGGATATGGTCGCTGCGGCAGGTTTGGATGGCGTGAACGCCTACACCCTTACAGGTGTTGGCCGTTCGCTCATTGCTAATCGAATTTCGCGCATGTATAACTTCCACGGGCCTAGCATGACGGTAGACGCGGGGCAGTCCTCGTCGCTCGTGGCGGTTCATCTTGCGTGTGAGAGTCTTTGCAGAGGTGAAACCGACGTTGTTCTGGCCGGTGGAGTGCAGCTTAATTTGTCTTCATTTGGCAGTGCTGTGCCCGAAGCGGTGGGTGCTCTCTCACCCGACGGATGCTGTTATGTATTCGACGAGCGAGCCAATGGTTATGTCCGGGGTGAGGGAGGCGGGGTCATAGTACTGAAGAGGGTTGAGGATGCAATCGAAGACGGGGATCGTATCTACTCGGTAATTGAAGGTAGCGCTGTTGGGGCCGGTTCGGGAATTGAAGGAATAACTAAGCCCAGTCCTGCTGCTCAGGTCTCTGTTCTTAAGGCTGCCCTGGCCGAGGCGCGCAGGGAGGCGGCCCAGGTTCAATATGTCGAACTGCACGGTACAGGGACGCGCGTTGGTGATCCTGTGGAGGCTGCTGCACTAGGGGCGGTGTACGGACAGGGAGTGGGACGCCCTGCTCCGCTTGTTGTCGGCTCGGTCAAGACAAATATCGGACACCTTGAAGGTGCTGCAGGAATCGTTGGCCTGATCAAGACTTCACTGTGTGTTTATCATCGGCGATTGGTTCCGAGTCTTAACTATGCTGTACCTAATCCGGATATTGACCTGAATGGCCTGAATCTCTGCGTCGGCACGATGACGCAGGCATGGCCGACGGATATTTCTCAGATTGCGGCTGGCGTTACGTCATTGGGCATTGGTGGAACATGCTGTCACGTGGTGCTTACTGGCGCACCTCCCCAGCCTGATGATCCGTCGTCAGACGAGGGCGTGTCTCCGGTTTATGTGCCGGTTGTGTTGTCGGGGCGAGGTGGGGTGGCGTTGGCTGCGCAGGCGGGTCGGGTGCGGGAGTTGGTGGTGGGTGATGCGGGGTTGTCGGTGCTTGATGTGGGGTTTTCGTCGGCGGTGACGCGGGGGCATCTGGAGGATCGGGCGGCGGTGGTGGCTGCTGATCGTGGCGGGTTGTTGGCGGGGTTGGAGGCTTTGGCTGCGGGGGAGCCGGCTGGGAATGTGGTGTTGGGCCGGGCCGGTGGTGGTCGGACGGTGTTTGTGTTCCCGGGGCAGGGGTCGCAGTGGGAGGGGATGGCGGCGGATCTGCTGGATTCTTCGCCGGTGTTCGCCGCGGAGTTGGCGGCCTGTGGTGATGCGTTGGCGGAGTTTGTGGACTGGCGGGTGGAGGACGTGGTTCGGGGGGTGTCGGGTGCGCCGGGCTTGGAGCGGGTTGATGTGGTGCAGCCGGTGTTGTTTTCGGTGATGGTGTCGCTGGCCGCGTTGTGGCGGTCCTGTGGTGTGGTGCCTGATGCGGTGTTGGGGCATTCGCAGGGGGAGGCTGCTGCCGCGTATGTGGCCGGGGGGCTGTCGCTGGAGGATGCCGTGAGGGTTGTGGCGTTGCGCAGCCGGATCATCGGTGAGCGGTTGTCGGGCCGCGGGGGCCTGGTGTCGGTGGCGGTGTCCGAGCAGCGGGCCACGGAGCTGATCGCACCCTACGGGGGGCGTGTGTCGGTCGCGGCGGTCAACAGCCCCTCGGCAGTGGTGGTCGCGGGTGATGCGGACGCGCTGGATGACCTGACGGCCGTATGCGAGGAAGCCGGGATCCGGGCGAGGAGGGTGGCGGTCGATTACGCGTCGCACTCGGCTCAGGTGGAGGAGATACGGCAGGAACTCCTGGAAGCGCTGGCCCCGGTGAGCCCGCGGGCCGGCCAGGTCCCGTTCTACTCCACGGTGCGCGACACGTTCATCGACACGGCCGGGCTCGACGCGGACTACTGGTACGAGAACCTGCGGGGCCGGGTCGGGTTCGAGCCGGGCGTGCGGGCGCTGGCCGGTGACGGCGTGGGCTGTTTCGTCGAGGTGTCCCCGCACCCGGTGCTGGGCCTGCCCGTCGAGGAGACGCTCCAGACGCTGGATGCCGCAGACCAGGTCATGGTGACGGGGACGCTGCGCCGCGGTGAGAGCGGGCCGGCCCGGTTCGCGCTGTCGCTGGCTGCCGCGCACACGGCCGGGGTGGTGGTGGACTGGGAGGCGTTCTACGACGGCAGTGGGGCGCGGCGGGTGGATCTGCCGACGTATGCCTTCCAGCGGCAGCGGTACTGGCTGCTGCCGGCTGCGGCCGGGGACCCGGCCGCAGCCGGCCTGACCCGGACCGAACACCCGGTCCCGGTTGCCGCCGAGGAGGCCGGCGGCCCGGGCGGGGCGCTGGCCCGTCGGCTGGCCGGGGTTTCCGAGGCCGACCGGGAGCGCACGGTTCTGGACCTGGTGCGGGCCCAGGTCGCTTCGGTGCTGGGCCACGACTCCCCCGGCGACATCGATCCCGTCCACCCGTTCAAGGAACTGGGCCTGGGCTCCCTGGCCGCGGTCGACCTGCGGAACCGGCTGGCGCAGGTCACAGGTCTGCGCCTGCCCTCCACCCTGGCATTCGACCACCCCAACCCCATCGAGGTCACACGGCACCTGCTGGCCGAGGCCGCAGGGTACTTGGCGGCGGAGGCCGGCGGCGGCCGGCGGCCGGGTGAGGGCCGGGTGGTCGGCGCTCTGCGGCCGGCGGCGCAGGACGAGCCGTTGGCGGTGGTGGGGGTGGGTTGTCGGTTTCCGGGTGGGGTGGTGTCGGGGGAGGGGTTGTGGGATTTGGTGGTGGGGGGTGGGGATGCGGTTTCGGGGATGCCGGTGGATCGGGGGTGGGATGCGGAGGGGTTGTTTGACCCGGATCCGGATCGGTTGGGGAGGATGTATGTGCGTGAGGGGGGGTTTTTGGAGGGGGTGGGGGATTTCGATGCGGGGTTTTTCGGGATCAGTCCGCGGGAGGCTTTGGCGATGGATCCGCAGCAGCGGCTGTTGCTGGAGGGGGCGTGGGAGGCGTTGGAGGACGCGGGGATTTCTGCGGTGTCGTTGCGGGGCAGTGATACGGGGGTGTTCTGCGGGGTGATGGCGGGTGATTACGGCGGGCCGGGGCCGGAGTCGGAGGGGTTCCGGATGACGGGTAGTGCGTCGAGTGTGGCGTCGGGGCGGGTGAGTTATGCGTTCGGGTTTACCGGGCCTGCGGTGACGGTGGATACGGCGTGTTCGTCGTCGTTGGTGGCGGTGCATTTGGCGTCGCAGGCGTTGCGGTCGGGGGAGTGTTCGTTGGCGTTGGCCGGTGGGGTGACGGTGATGGCGACTCCGGAGACGTTTATCGAGTTCAGTCGGCAGCGGGGGTTGGCGCCGGATGGGCGGTGTAAGGCGTATGCGGCTGCGGCGGATGGGACGGGGTTTTCCGAGGGTATGGGGCTGTTGGTGCTGGAGCGGTTGTCGGATGCGCGGCGTAATGGGCGTCGGGTGTTGGGGTTGGTGCGGGGTAGTGCGGTGAATCAGGACGGGGCGAGTAATGGGTTGGCGGCGCCGAACGGGCCGTCGCAGGAGCGGTTGATTCGGGCGGCGTTGGCGTCTGCGGGGTTGGGGCCTGGGGATGTGGATGCGGTGGAGGGGCATGGGACCGGGACTCGGTTGGGGGATCCGATCGAGGCGGGGGCGTTGTTGGAGGTTTACGGCCGTGGCCGGGTCGGTGGGCCGCTGTGGTTGGGGTCGGTGAAGTCGAACATCGGTCATGCGCAGGCGGCGGCGGGTGTGGCGGGGGTGATCAAGATGGTGATGGCGATGCGGCATGGGGTTTTGCCGCGCACGCTGCATGTGGATGCGCCTTCGCCGCATGTGGACTGGGATGTCGGCGGGGTGCGGCTGCTGGCCGAGGCGGAGGAGTGGCCGGCTGGGGCCCGGCCCCGGCGGGCGGGTGTGTCCTCGTTCGGGATCAGCGGCACCAACGCCCACGTCATCCTGGAAGAAGCCCCCGCCGAAGAAGAAACGCCCGTCGAAGAAGAAGCGCCCGTCGAAGAAGAAGCCCCCGTCGAAGAAGAAGCGCCCGCCGAAGAAGAAGAGTCCGACGGCAGGGAACCTCTGGTTTATGTGCCGGTTGTGTTGTCGGGGCGAGGTGGGGTGGCGTTGGCTGCGCAGGCGGGTCGGGTGCGGGAGTTGGTGGTGGGTGATGCGGGGTTGTCGGTGCTTGATGTGGGGTTTTCGTCGGCGGTGACGCGGGGGCATCTGGAGGATCGGGCGGCGGTGGTGGCTGCTGATCGTGGCGGGTTGTTGGCGGGGTTGGAGGCTTTGGCTGCGGGGGAGCCGGCTGGGAATGTGGTGTTGGGCCGGGCTGGTGGTGGTCGGACGGTGTTTGTGTTCCCGGGGCAGGGGTCGCAGTGGGAGGGGATGGCGGCGGATCTGCTGGATTCTTCGCCGGTGTTCGCCGCGGAGTTGGCGGCCTGTGGTGATGCGTTGGCGGAGTTTGTGGACTGGCGGGTGGAGGACGTGGTTCGGGGGGTGTCGGGTGCGCCGGGCTTGGAGCGGGTTGATGTGGTGCAGCCGGTGTTGTTTTCGGTGATGGTGTCGCTGGCCGCGTTGTGGCGGTCCTGTGGTGTGGTGCCTGATGCGGTGTTGGGGCATTCGCAGGGGGAGGCTGCTGCCGCGTATGTGGCCGGGGGGCTGTCGCTGGAGGATGCCGTGAGGGTTGTGGCGTTGCGCAGCCGGATCATCGGTGAGCGGTTGTCGGGCCGCGGGGGCCTGGTGTCGGTGGCGGTGTCCGAGCAGCGGGCCACGGAGCTGATCGCACCCTACGGGGGGCGTGTGTCGGTCGCGGCGGTCAACAGCCCCTCGGCAGTGGTGGTCGCGGGTGATGCGGACGCGCTGGATGACCTGACGGCCGTATGCGAGGAAGCCGGGATCCGGGCGAGGAGGGTGGCGGTCGATTACGCGTCGCACTCGGCTCAGGTGGAGGAGATACGGCAGGAACTCCTGGAAGCGCTGGCCCCGGTGAGCCCGCGGGCCGGCCAGGTCCCGTTCTACTCCACGGTGCGCGACACGTTCATCGACACGGCCGGGCTCGACGCGGACTACTGGTACGAGAACCTGCGGGGCCGGGTCGGGTTCGAGCCGGGCGTGCGGGCGCTGGCCGGTGACGGCGTGGGCTGTTTCGTCGAGGTGTCCCCGCACCCGGTGCTGGGCCTGCCCGTCGAGGAGACGCTCCAGACGCTGGATGCCGCAGACCAGGTCATGGTGACGGGGACGCTGCGCCGCGGTGAGAGCGGGCCGGCCCGGTTCGCGCTGTCGCTGGCTGCCGCGCACACGGCCGGGGTGGTGGTGGACTGGGAGGCGTTCTACGACGGCAGTGGGGCGCGGCGGGTGGATCTGCCGACGTATGCCTTCCAGCGGCAGCGGTACTGGCTGCTGCCGGCCGCGGCCGGGGACCCGGCCGCAGCCGGCCTGACCCGGACCGAACACCCAGTCCTGGCCGCCACCGCGCAGGTCGGGGACCGGGACGAGTGGCTGTTCACCGGGAGGCTGTCGGCGGAGTCGCAGCCGTGGCTGCGTGACCATGCCGTCCTCGGTGTCGTGATCGCGCCCGGGACCTTGCTGGCCGAGCTGGCGCTGGCGGCCGGCGCCGGGGCGGGCTGCCCGGTGATCGAGGAACTGGTCTTGCAGGCGCCGCTGGTCCTGGAGGAAGGCACCGGGGCCCGGGTGCAGGTGACCGTAGGCGAGCCCGAAGAGGACGGCCGCCGGCCGGTCGCGGTCTACTCCCGCCCGGAGGCCCAGGACGAGGACGGGCAGGTTGAGGCGGCGTGCCACGCGCGCGGGTGGCTCGCCAGGGACGCCGACGAGGCGCCGTGGGCGCCGGGGCAGTGGCCGCCGGTCGGCGCGGAGCCGGTCGAGGTGGAGGCGTTCTACGAGCAGGTGGCCGGACGAGGATACGACTACGGGCCCGCCTTCCGCGGGCTGGAAGCGGCCTGGCGCGCCGGCGACGGCGTCTACGCGGAGGTGGCGCTGCCCGACGCTGCGGGCGCCGGGGCAGGTTTCGGGATCCACCCGGCCCTGTTCGACGCGCTGCTGCACGCCGGCCTGCTCGGCCGGGAGGACGACAGCCTGGCGGAGCTGCCGTTCTCGTGGTCGGGGGTGAGGCTCGGGGAGCCCGGGGCGGGCCGGGCCCGAGTCCGGGTCAGCCCGGCGGGCGGGACTGCGGTCCGGGTCGACGCCGCCGCCGAGGACGGCAGCCTGGTGGCGGCCGTGGCCGAGCTGGCCCTGCGGCCGGTCGAGCCGTCGCAGCTTGAGGCGGCCCGGACGGGCGGGCAGGCCCCGCTGTTCCGGGTGGACTGGGTTCCGGCCGCCGGGGGCGCTTCCGCGCCGCGGGTCCGGGCGGCCGTGCTGGGCGAGCTGCCGGGAGCCCCGGCGGAGTGGGGCCGGTTCGGGGACCTGGCGGAACTGGAGCAGGCGGTGGTCGGCGGCGCGGCGGCACCGGAGACCGTCCTGACGGAGGCCGGCCCCGGCGAGGACGCGCACGCCGTCGCCGGGCGGGTCCTGGGGCTGCTGCAGCGGTGGCTGGCCAGCGAGTGCCTGGCCGGAACCAGGCTGGCGGTGGTCACCCGGAACGCGGTCGCCGCCGGGCAAGACCTGGACCTGGACCTGGCGCAGGCGCCGGTATGGGGCCTGGTCCGCAGCGCCCAGTCCGAGCACCCTGGCCGGCTGGTGCTGGCCGACCTGGACGACGGCGAGCCCCCGGACTGGGACGCGCTGGCCGCGGCGGGCGAGTCCCAGCTCGCCGTCCGCGGCGGCCGGATCCTGGCACCGAGACTCGCCCGTGCCCGCAGCGCCCCCGCGGAGGACGGGGTCGCGCCGCTGCTGGACCCGGAGGGAACGGTCTTGGTCACCGGCGGCACCGGCGGCCTGGGCGCTCTGGTCGCCAGGCACCTGGCGGCGCAGCACGGGGCACGGCGCCTGCTGCTGGTCAGCCGCCGGGGCCCGGACGCCGACGGGGCGGCGGAACTGGCCGCCGAGCTGGCCGCCCTAGGCGCGGACGCGCGGGTGGAGGCATGCGACGTGGCCGATCGGGCCCAGCTGGCGGCCCTGCTGGAATCGCTGGAGCACCCGCTGACGGCGGTGGTGCACGCGGCCGGGGTCCTCGACGACGGGACCGTCGAGTCGATGGAGTCGGCCCAGCTGGAACGGGTGCTGCGGCCGAAGGCCGACGCGGCGCTGCACCTGCACGAGCTGACCGCGGGCACGGACCTGTCGGCGTTCGTGCTGTTCTCCTCGGCCGCGGCGCTGCTCGGCAGCCCCGGGCAGGCGAACTACGCCGCGGCGAACGCGTTCCTGGACGCCCTGGCGGCCCGCCGCCGGGCCGCCGGGCTGCCCGCGGTCTCGCTGGCGTGGGGACTGTGGGAGGCCGCCACCGGCATGACCGGCGGGCTCGGCGCCGCCGACCGGGCGCGCCTGGCCCGCCTCGGCGTGGCCCCGATCCCGGGCGGCCAGGGCCTGGAACTGCTCGACCGGGCACTCGGCCTGGGCGAGGCCCTGGTCGCGCCGGTGCTGCTGGACCTGCGGGCGCTGCGGGCCCAGGCGCGAGAGGGCCTGCTGCCGGAACTGATGCGCGGCCTGGTGCGGACCCCGGCCACCCGGTCCGGCCCGCGCGGGGCGCTGACCCGTCGGCTGGCCGGGGTCCCCGAGGCCGACCGGGAGCGCACGGTCCTGGACCTGGTGCGGGCCCAGGTCGCTTCGGTGCTGGGCCACGACTCCCCCGGCGACGTCGATCCCGCCCGCCCGTTCAAGGAACTCGGCTTCGACTCGCTGGCCGCGGTCGAGCTGCGGAACCGGCTGGCGCAGGCCACCGGCCTGCGCCTGCCCTCCACCCTGATATTCGACCACCCGACAGCGGAATCCCTTACGGGACTAGTGCTTTCCGAAGTCAACAGGGCAGGCGGTCACGCAGGGCTGCAGTCACCGGTCGATAGGCAACTCTCCAGTCTCGAGGAATTGGTTGCCACCCTGAAAAGGGATGAGAAAGAGAATGTCGCCGAGCGCTTGCGCCTAATTCTTAAGACGTTGTCCGGTCATGAATCTCATAGTGCTGCTGATCGCCTGAGCGAGGCCGTGACGTTGGATGATGTTTTGGATGCGCTCGATGAAGAATACGGTTAG